The genomic region TCATTTCAGGATGGCCGTCTGCCGGTTCCACCCTTTAACGGCGCGACCCTTAAATGGTATGGCGAGGTGTTTTCTGACAGTCGCCTGATGTCGGCCCTGACCAACTCCCTGATGGTTGCCATCGGCTCGGCCACGGTTGCCTGTGTGCTTGGTTTCTGTGCGGCTTACGGGTTGGCGCGATTTGTCCTGCCGGCATCACGCTTGCAACGCGGCCTTCTGATTGCACCGATGACGGTCAGTTACCTGATCATTGCGTTGGGTTTGCTCACGACCTTTAACTGGCTGGGTGTTTCGCTGTCGCTCTGGACGGTCGGGATCGGGCATGTGGTGATCAATCTGCCGCTGTGCTTTGCGATTATTTATGCCTCCATGGGGGACCATCAGAAAAATATCGAACGGGCCGCCCGCGATCTGGGTGCCGCCGAATGGCAGGTGATGACGCAGGTCTCCGCCCCGATGTTGATGCCATCGATCCTGGCGGCCTTTTTCCTGTCGGTGACGTTTAGCTGGGATGAATTCATCATCGCATTTTTGCTATCGCGCTTTGACGTCACCCTGCCGGTTGAAATCTGGAGCATGTTGCGTTCGGGCCTGAACCCGAAAACCAACGCGGTCGGAAGTGTTGTCTTCCTAGTCTCGGTTGCGCTGCTGCTTATTCTTGAATTGATTGTCTTTAGAAGGACGGCAAAGAAATGACCGCCCCTGTATCCATCCGAAACGCCACCAAGATCTTTGGCGA from Thalassospira sp. ER-Se-21-Dark harbors:
- a CDS encoding ABC transporter permease — its product is MISSRFSKLLSWSYLAALYGFIFLPVAVLVLFSFQDGRLPVPPFNGATLKWYGEVFSDSRLMSALTNSLMVAIGSATVACVLGFCAAYGLARFVLPASRLQRGLLIAPMTVSYLIIALGLLTTFNWLGVSLSLWTVGIGHVVINLPLCFAIIYASMGDHQKNIERAARDLGAAEWQVMTQVSAPMLMPSILAAFFLSVTFSWDEFIIAFLLSRFDVTLPVEIWSMLRSGLNPKTNAVGSVVFLVSVALLLILELIVFRRTAKK